GTGGCTCCGTCACACGGGTGCCACTCACACCCGGTCCTGCCACCCGATCAGGTGTCGGTGAACCGGTAGCGATAGGGTTGCCCCTGGATGACCTCCACCTCGTCGGTCTGTGCCCGGCGACCGAGGACGGTCGCCACCCGGTGTGCGCTGTCGAACTCCACGTCGTGTTCCGCGAGCACTTCGAGGATCTCCCGGGCGGTCATGGGCTCATCCGCGTCGGCGTCTTCGAGCACTGACCGGATGCGCTCGAACTCGCCGTGACGTATGGCCATACACGTGTTCAGGACCTCATCCACCATATAACACCGTCAGACAACCGTCGTACGGCGGTTTCGGCCAAATCACCAGACGGCGACCTGCTACGCCGTGTCATACGAATATGACAAGCGTCTGAAACCGTCGGCGGTCAGACGGCGGTGTCGTGGCGGTCGTCGAAGTTCCGCTCGCGGCGGTACTGGTCGACGAACGCCGCGACGTCGAACTGGAGCATCTGCTTCTCGAACTCGCTCATCACCGCGTCGTCCTCGGCGTGGCTGACGGCGTGTTCCATCAGTTCGACCAGGAGCTCGACGACGACCTCGTGGAGTCGCCTGGAGTCGAAGTCGGTCACCCAGGCCAGCGCGAAGCCCACGGCGCCGTCCTCGGCCGCGTCGGCCACGGCGACCTGGTCGGGGAACTCCTCGATGACGACGCCCATCAGGTGGGCCATCGTGAACTGCTCGTGGTCGTCGGCCGGTTCGATGGTCTCCGTGAGCACGTCCTCTAAGAACTCGGGGACGAAACGGGCCAGCGGATGGGCGTCCAGCACGACGGCGTGGGTCCCCCCACAGTCGCAGTCGAACTCGCGGATACCCATGTGGAGGTCGTCGTGGGTGTCGATGACCTCGCCACACGGCAGTTCGAGTTCGGACTCGCGGCCGCCGGGCACGCGCGGTTCTGCCATTGGCGAGGGTTGGGCCGTCGCGTGGTTAAAGGCCGCGATACCGTCCGGCGCGGGTCAGAACGTCTCCTCGATTGACCTGGTGACGGCGACGCTACGCCCCGACGCGACCCGCTGGTAGGCGCTCGTCACGACGGCGATACCGAAGACGGTCACGACCTGCGAGAACGCCGTCGTCACCAGCGTGGTGAAGACCGGCGGCCATGGAATCCCAACGACCTGCAGCGGGAGCGTCACGACCACCCCCAGGACGAACAGGACCACGGCGAGCGCGAGTATCGGGACGGCGTTCTCGAAGACCAGATCGATGCTCCCGCGAACCGCCTCCATGACGCCGCTGTCGTTCAGCGCGACCTCCTGCCGGACGAAGAAAAAGAGCAGCGAGAGGACGAGGCCGGGGACGACAAAGAGCAGCGACCCGAGCGCGATGGCGACCGTCGTCAGTACTGCGGCGGCCACCCCCGTTACCACCGTCGGCCCCAGGTCGGCGGTGACCTCGGCTCCGAGCAGTGCGTCGGAGTCGCTCGCGAACGTCCGGATGGCGAGGATTCTGAGAGCCTCGCCGACTGCGAACATGACGAGGAGCAACGCGAGGACGACGCCGAGCGACACGTCGAGCGCGAGCGGTGACTGCCCGGCCACGGACTGTGGCGTCTGTGCCGCGTCGGGAACCACGGTCGCGAGCGACCGATCGATAGCGGTCGACGCCGACTGTAGCAGGACAGTGTTGAGGAGACTGTAGACGAGGAACGCGGCGAGAACGAGTGCGCCCCGCTCGCTCAGGAGGGCGTCAAGGCCGTCCGCGAGCGCGGCGCCGACTCGGAGAGCCATACCCCAGTTGCCGCAGGTCACCGAGATAAATCTGGCTGAACCGTTCCGCGACGGTCAGGGCCAGTCGTCGCGCTGTTCGTCTTCGTTGTCCGTCGCCGCGGGCGCCTCGGGTTCGCCCAGTTCCCATCCAGCGGCCTCGGCCGCGTCGGTGACGGACAGGAACTCCCAGTCGACGGCCGCCGCGAGGTCGGCGTCCTCGTCGTCGGTGCCGACGAACACGTGTCGGTCGGTGTCGAACTGCTCTTTGACGTTGGTCAGACTCTCCTCGCGGCCCCGCGGGCCCGAGAAGAAGTCCTGACGGATGCGGTGTTTGCGCGTGAAGTTCGTCACCACGTAGGTGGGCTGTTCGGAGATGACGCCGACGTACTCGGACCACTGGCGCGCGTCGGTGAACACGCTGTCGGGATAGGCCAGCTGCTTGAGGGCGTCTAAGTCGAACGCGAGGGTCATGTCGCCGCTGCCGCCGTCCATATGACGGAGAGCGGGACCGGTAGAAAAAAGGGCGTCGTTCTCGGGTGCGTGTCAGTCGCGGTCGCGGTCTTCTCGCTCGAGCATCGCCGCCTCCCGCTGGACGGCGGCCAGTTCCCGCTCTGCCTCTGGATTGCCGCCGCCGTGGCCGGTCAGGACCGAGGCGTCGAGAACGGACCGAACGAAGCCGCCGTCGTCTTCGTCGTCGGCGTCCGGATCGTCGCCCTCGTCGGGACGGCGACCCCGCAGGCGTTCGAGGAGCGAACGGAGCATACGTGAGCTACGGGCGGGAGGGGAAAAACAGTGGCGACGGTCCGGGCGGTTACTCCGCGGTCGCGGGCGCGGCTTCCTTCACGGCCTCGAGGTCGACATCCTTCTCCAGGAGCATCTCCTTCTTCTCGGCCACGAGGCGCTCCTCGCGGATGAGCTTCTTGAACTTCGACTGCTGGGAGAGGTCGCCGATGAGGACGCCGCCGATGAGCTGGCCGTTCTCGAAGGCGAGTCGGCGCCACTCGCTGTCGGAGTACTTGCGCTGGGCCTCGTCGTCGCCCCGGGCGGGGTGGCCAAAGGAGAGGAAGGGGAAGTCGAAGTGCGTAATCGAGTACGAGGAGACCCAGCGGAACTCCTTCGCCTCGTCGTCGGCGACCATGTTCTGGCCGGCGACCGAGCCCTGCTCCTTCGCCGACCCCCAGGCCCCGTTCTGGGCGCGGGAGTTCAGGATGGTGTCGTAGAACTGCGTGATGTCGCCGGCCGCGTAGACGTCCTCGGCGCCGGTCTGCATGTACTCGTCGACGACGACGCCGTCGTCGAGCTCGATGTCGGTCCCGGCCAGGAACTCCGTGTTGAAGTCGAGGCCGATGGCGACGCCGGCCCACTCGCCGTCGTACTGCTCGCCGTTGGGGTCGACCGCGCCGGTGACGTGGCCGTCGTCGTCGACCTCGAAGTGGTCGACGCCCGAGTCGAACACCGGTTCGACGCCGTTCTCGCGCAGGGCGTCGTGGATGATCTCGGCGCCGTCCTCCGAGAGCGCGTAGCGCCACCAGCGGTTGCCACGCATCAGGTACTTCGCGTCGATGCCCTGGGCGGCACAGACCGCCGCGAGGTCGATGCCGAGCAGGCCGGCCCCGACGATGATTCCCTGGTCGGCGTCGGCGGCGTGCTCGGCGATACCGCGGGCGTCCTGGAAGGTCCAGAAGTGGTGGAGGCCGTCGGCGTCGGAGTTCTCGACGGGGAGCTGGGCGGGCGTGCCGCCGGTGGCGACGAGGAGCTTGTCGTACTCGTAGGTGTCGCCCGTGTGCGTGTTGACCTCGTGAGCGTCGACGTCGATGTCGGTGACGTGCGTGTTGAGCTCCAGGTCGATGTCGCGGTCGGTGTACCACTCGGGGTCGTGGATGGAGATGGGGGCCTCGGGGAGCTTGCCCTTCGCGAACTCCTTGATGAGGATGCGGTTGTACAGCGCCTCGCCCTCGTCGGTGAGGACGGTCACCGACGCATCCGGGTCTTTCTCCCGGATTGTCTCGGCCGCGGACGCTCCCGCGATGCCATCTCCGATTATCACGTGCGACGTGCTCATGCACGACGGTAGTGGATAGGGCCTAATGTGGATTGCTATCTGTGTATTGTTTGCGATAGTGGGCCGCCAGCGGCCGACAGCGTCGAGAGTCGGGGATTTCAAGACCACCTAGTCCCTTGACCGGTCCGAGATGAAGCTCCACCAGAACCCGCGCCACTGGGCGAGCAAGAAGGCGCTGACCACCCCCGGCATCCGGTCGGTCGCCAACTACGGGCTCGTGAAACTCCACACCAAGATATTCCTCGGGAAGGCCGACGAAGACCGCCGGGAAGAGCGGCGCGAGCACCTGGACGACTTCTTCGACGCGACGATGGACACCTACGTCGCGGCGCTCCAGGCCGACTACTCGGAGGCCGAGGCCCGCGAGATAACCCACCTCCAGGCCAACTTCGACTTCTACAACCACGGCTGGACGGAGATGATGGAGATTCCCACGGACGAACTGGCGACACACTTCGAGCGCTACGCGGACTTCTTCGAGACCCACGACATCACCATCGACGCCCCGCTCGGCTCGTTCGCGCCGGCCGACGGCGTCACCGAGGCCCCCTCGACGCCCGAGAAGCTCG
This DNA window, taken from Haloarcula ordinaria, encodes the following:
- a CDS encoding DUF5815 family protein; its protein translation is MAEPRVPGGRESELELPCGEVIDTHDDLHMGIREFDCDCGGTHAVVLDAHPLARFVPEFLEDVLTETIEPADDHEQFTMAHLMGVVIEEFPDQVAVADAAEDGAVGFALAWVTDFDSRRLHEVVVELLVELMEHAVSHAEDDAVMSEFEKQMLQFDVAAFVDQYRRERNFDDRHDTAV
- a CDS encoding DUF7124 domain-containing protein, with the translated sequence MDGGSGDMTLAFDLDALKQLAYPDSVFTDARQWSEYVGVISEQPTYVVTNFTRKHRIRQDFFSGPRGREESLTNVKEQFDTDRHVFVGTDDEDADLAAAVDWEFLSVTDAAEAAGWELGEPEAPAATDNEDEQRDDWP
- a CDS encoding NAD(P)/FAD-dependent oxidoreductase: MSTSHVIIGDGIAGASAAETIREKDPDASVTVLTDEGEALYNRILIKEFAKGKLPEAPISIHDPEWYTDRDIDLELNTHVTDIDVDAHEVNTHTGDTYEYDKLLVATGGTPAQLPVENSDADGLHHFWTFQDARGIAEHAADADQGIIVGAGLLGIDLAAVCAAQGIDAKYLMRGNRWWRYALSEDGAEIIHDALRENGVEPVFDSGVDHFEVDDDGHVTGAVDPNGEQYDGEWAGVAIGLDFNTEFLAGTDIELDDGVVVDEYMQTGAEDVYAAGDITQFYDTILNSRAQNGAWGSAKEQGSVAGQNMVADDEAKEFRWVSSYSITHFDFPFLSFGHPARGDDEAQRKYSDSEWRRLAFENGQLIGGVLIGDLSQQSKFKKLIREERLVAEKKEMLLEKDVDLEAVKEAAPATAE
- a CDS encoding DUF6149 family protein, whose product is MKLHQNPRHWASKKALTTPGIRSVANYGLVKLHTKIFLGKADEDRREERREHLDDFFDATMDTYVAALQADYSEAEAREITHLQANFDFYNHGWTEMMEIPTDELATHFERYADFFETHDITIDAPLGSFAPADGVTEAPSTPEKLDDPEHPHAEGGFADDVYVETEDGEVVVGGGEEPEDVSVTESPVVDDDVESARGD